ATTCGTTACTATTTTTCGCGAAATTCTGAAGTTCTCCTGTATTCAATGTATAAATATAGGAGAACTTAAAGAATTTGAGAGCGTGTACTTTTAACATGGCGGAGAAGGAGTTGTTGCTATGATAAATCCCACCTATCCATATTTTATCTCGAACAAATCCAGCGAAAATTCCTGCATCCCAGATGGTCTGTTTGTTTGTGTCGTATTGGACAAACCCCACAGGTTTTAGAGAAAAGCTCGGAAGCATTGCCAAATACTCTGCATGACCGAAATAGGACATATTATTTATTTCAGTATTTTTTGAAATCACTTTTCTACCTGCTCCTCCAGCGATAAAATTACCTGCTTCGAGAGTAACTCCAGCTCCAACAAAATAATCGTTTCTATTTTCTCCTTCTGGGATAACCTCCCCTGAGTTCATCTTTCCCATATCGTACCGGATAAGAGAAGAGCCTCCATCTACCCCTAAATATAAGTATGAATAATCTCCTATTTGAATACCAGATTGCAGTTGAATAGATGCTGTCGAGTTGTTTCGTAATCCCACTTTATCACTTTGTATTGTAAAGCCAAATCCTAAAGCTTTTTTTACATCCTCTCCTCTATCTACTGCTTCAATACTCTGAATATGTCCATGCATATGTGCAGTGGTAGTTGTAGGACTTCCTTCAAAACCAGACCATTGTGTTGTGTTGATAACATCTACCCATACCGTTGTATCTTTCCCTGTATAGGAGGGGTTAAAGAGTCCAAAGTGGTCTACCATCGAATTGAATCGAACTTGTTCTTGCGCACAAAGACGCTTCTCTTTGAAAAATGAGAGGATCAAACATAGAACGATAATGAGTAAATGACACTTTTTGTACTTCATCGAGATTATTTTTCTAAGGACGTATTAATTCTACAAACTTCTTTTCATATACTTTCTCCCCATTATAGTCATAACTTAAAAGGTAGAAGTAGGTTCCTTCATGTAAAGGTTGAAGATCGTAATCATTCTGATACACTCCTGTGCTTTGGTAGATCAAATTTCCTGCACGATCATATAATGTTAAAGTATTGTTGGCAAAGGCTTCTATGTTGTTAATCTTTAGTATGGTATTGTTACTTCCATTATCTATGATGGCATTTACTGCATCTACCTCTTCCTTTTCAGCCCATATAAGCATCTTCGTTTCCCCTTCGCCGATATAGTTGGGATCAATGGATCTAACTCGAACAGTGTATTCTCCTGTGGAGATAGGGAGTTCAAATTGGTCGTTGTAAGTGATTTCACATGTCACACCTTCGGGATCTGTATAGTATTCGATACTCTTCGGCATTCCATCGTACTCAAACTCATTTTCACCAAAAGTAATGGTTAGTGTTTTGTTTGATATCGTTAATTTACCATTGGTTAAATGAAGATTATAGTTCGGGTCACTGCCCCCTAATAGAGATATATTATACTCTCCAGGAGCAGATTCCTTCGTTGCGGTACAAGATATTGTGGGCAAAATGTCCACCCCACTGTCTGAACCGACCAACCCGTTAATGGAGTAGGTTAACTTTGGAATTTCTTCACCAAAATAACACTCTTTGTTATCTGCCGTGATATATATTGTAGCTTTTTGGATAATTAAAACACATTTTTTACTGTATCCTTTGTTTGATCCAGCACGATCATCGGTACATACAGCAACGACTTCATAGGTCCCCACTTCACTGGGAACTTTCGAACTACCATTGTAAGTTAGGGTATAGGTGAAACCGGAAGGGGTTACTGTGACGGCCACACCATGAGCATAACCATTATATTCAACGGTTTTATCCTCCATCACAAAGTTTACATCAGGAGAAGGTCCCCTTACTTCAAATACTCCATTTTGTAAGGTGATATCGTAGTCGTTGTCTTGTGCATTTAGTAGTCGAATATCATAAGTTCCTACTGTAGATTCTGTGGTTACATCACACGTAACTGTTGGAAGTTGATCGATATCCTCTTTGGTGTCTGTTCCTAAAAAACCATTATATGTATAGGTAAATGGAGGGTTTGCTTTTCCTTGCTCTTTAACCAAATCATCGACTCGAATGGATAGGGGTGCTTTTAGTATATCTAAAAAACACTCTTTCGGTTTTACTAGATCACTTACACTCGGGTCTGTGATGTCAATTTTACACATATACGATCCTGCATGTAGCGGATCTACCTCGTTATAATCCTCATCCACGTAAGTTACTTTTAGTTGTATTATTTCGTGGTTTAAAATTATCTCTCTTCCTGTGTCATCCTTTCCGCTAACAAGTTCATAAGGAACCGATTTGGTATTGCCATCATAGGTCAAAGTGGTTTGCATTGGAACTTCAATCATGATCTCTTTACTGATAAGCTCTTGAACATGCAGTACGGAGTTCACAAGTACAATATCGTAAACATCATCAGAACCACCACTTAATGTGATTTCGTAGTTTCCTTTGGGTGAGTATCTGTCTGCTTTACATGAGACAGTTGGGAGTACATCAATCTCTGACTCAGAAACATCTGCGCCACTTATGGTGTATGGAAAATCAGGATTGTCTTGTGTATATAAACGCGTTTGTTCTAATACACTAATATACACTGTAGGTCTAGCCTTAGCGTTACTTTTACTTTCAATGATTTGAGGTCTCTCTTCTTTTTGTTTGTGCTTCTTCAATGTAGAAGCACAAAGATTCATACTGCTAAGTTGTAGCAACATGAACCAACCTGTTAGTAGAGCAAACATAAATTTACTCATATCTAGTTTCTTTTAATTTGATATAATCTTCATAATAAACACATAGATGCAAATTTATGTAAAATAAACAAATAACTTGTTCTATTTTAATATTTTAATCTGCCCTTATATAACAGACAATCTTATGTTCTAGTTTAAAATTAATCAAATATAATTTAAATTCAAATAGTTAGTTTACTTGGTGCACTGTATATACAAAAAATATTTTATATAATTTATATTTCTAGGCTAGTTGTTATTTGTTTTGAGAAATACATCTCTTCTTACTCCTTCTTTGTCGATTGGGATCGTTCCTATCATTTCAAGTTAGATATCTTTGATAAGTGATATTTAACATCGATTTAAATTACAATAATAATTTAAATGACTATTTTTGTGACAAATCGTAAGAGATTTAAGTGGAGATTGTAGAATTTATATAAATAAAAAAATATGTACAACGAATACATTGAAATTATTGAGAAGGCATTTGAGGATCGTTCTTTACTACAAAATAGTGAAACACAGGATTGTGTTAGAGAAGTGATCTCACTATTAGATAAAGGAGCGATACGTGTTGCTGAAAAGAAAGATGGTGTATGGGTTGTGAACCAGTGGGTGAAGAAAGCTGTTTTGCTATACTTCCCAATCCAAGGTATGAAAACCATCGAGGTAGGACCACTTGAGTTTTATGATAAAATAGATTTAAAGCGTAATTATGAAGAACTAGGGGTTCGTGTCGTTCCTCATGCAGTGGCTCGTTATGGTTCATTCCTCTCTAAAGGGGTAATTCTAATGCCCTCGTATGTTAATATCGGAGCTTGGGTTGGCGAAGGTACGATGGTGGACACTTGGGCTACCGTTGGTAGTTGTGCACAAATTGGTAAGAATGTTCACCTTTCTGGTGGAGTAGGTATCGGTGGGGTCCTAGAGCCTGTGGGTGCTTCTCCTGTTATTATCGGAGACAACTGTTTTGTTGGATCTCGTTGTATTGTGGTAGAAGGGATACAAGTTGGTGATGGAGCTGTTCTTGGAGCGAACGTGGTTCTAACGAAGTCTACTAAAATTCTTGATGTAACTGGAGAGACCGAAAAAGAGTATACTGGATATATTCCTGAGAACTCTGTTGTAATACCAGGTACTAGAACTAAAAAATTCCCTGCAGGAGAGTTTCAAGTTCCTTGTGCATTAATTATTGGTAAGCGTAAAGAGTCTACAGATAAGAAGACCTCTTTAAATGATGCACTACGTGATTTTGGTGTATCTGTATAGAGGATACTGAGAATATCAACAAAGAAGGGTTATTTCTGATTTAAATTAGAAATAACCCTTCTTTTTATTTCTACACAATATCCCAATAAGTGGGGATTGTGAACTGTCAAACTTTATATGATATTTGTATTAACAAGTTAAGCAAGAAATATGGTTCAGGAATGATAAATATACCTCTCAATAAAACGTACAAAAAGCGGTATATTTTATAAATGTAGCCATTTCGTATTTAGTCATTATGTCTTTTATTAAAAAGAAACATTTGTAAAGAGAGCACAACGATGATCGTTTGGCTCTCTTTTTTTTATTCAAATATCCCAATAAGTAGGGATTGTGAAGTTCCTTTTTTTAGGTGATATTTGTATTAACAAGTTACCACAAGCTTGCCAGAGAAACAACAGCTAATCTCTCTCAATAAACGTAAAACTTCGGCTGTATTTTCTCTGTTGTAGTATTTTATTTTAGAAAACAGATTGAAATTCCGAAAGAGGTTGTTCTTATTTATTAAGAACAACCTTTTGTTTTTCTAAAAGAACTCTTTTACTTCCACCTTATTTTAGACCACTGTATTTTGACCGCCAATGTACTGAACATCGGAATGGAAGAACCGATAAAATAGTTTAGGTCTTTATGGTAGGAGAAATGCACCTTCAGTTCAGAGTTTTGTATGATATTGAAATTTGTACCTAGATCAATAACAAGAGTTGGACTTGAGTTGATCCCATAATTGTTATTGATGGCACTCCCAGTATTGGATATCTCTGAAGTGTGTTCCATTCCTTCCAATATAATCTTCTGTTTGTAATAGTAGTTTAATTCGGCACCCACTCCAAGAAATAGGTGTCTGTTCATCACCTTAAGCAGGGGGAACTGTCTAAGATACCCAATACTCACACTGCTATATCTTTCAGAAGAGTCTTCTAGTCTATACTTTTGACCTCCATCGTAAATATCGTAGAACTGGGTGTTTACTTGGTGATATTTATGGGAAATGGACCAAATAGATTTCGAGTTTTTATTATCTCCACCATAATTCTTGATTTTAGATTGGATAATAAAGCTCAGAGACATTTGATTAAAATACCCTCCACTGTAATTTACAGTCTGGTTGTTATTTAGATGATTGGAACTTGCTTGTCTATCTACAAATGTCATTCCGTTTGAGATGTCTACACCGTATGAAACCCTTTTGGGATAGATGATTGTTTCATGTATTTTAAGAACCGTTTCTTTGGGTTTCGGTATGTCGTATAGAGTAAGAAGGCTGTCAACATCTTCTTTGACCTGTGCTTTCAGAGTAAATGGTCCGACAAAAATGATAAATAGTAATATATAGTTTTTCATCTATTACAAGTTAATAGTTTGATCTTTGAATTGGATTTTTTCAATATTAATTAGGGTGTCGACACCATCTCTATACGCTACCTTATCTGTGATAATAGTGGATTCAACATTCGTCTCTATGGTATACTCTGATCGATCTCCTCTAAAAATAACGGTATCTACTCCCTGTTTTCCATTGATTGTATCCCCTCCCTCTAATCCACAGAAGGTATTGTTGGCGTCATTCCCCGTCAGCTTATTATCTCTATCATTACCACATAAACCACTTGGATGGCCTCCAGTAAGGGTGGCATCGTTCAAATGTTTTGATTTGTGTGTATAAGATAGATTCGGGGTATAATTTAAATGGAATACCCCTGTAAAATCAGGGTGGATATGGGCATTATAGGTGAGTGATGTGGGTAAAAATGATTCCACCAATTTGTAGCCTTTAGTATCTTTCTCTTTTAACATCTCTCTCGTATTATAGGGATACTCTCCAAACTGTGCTGGAGGAGGGGTATAAGCCCATGCATCTAAATATATGTCCCATACGGTCGCTAGATACTCTTGATCATAGTCTGCCTTGGGTAGTTCAGAAGGAGGAAGATAGATTCCATTGTTGACAGATTCCTGTGCCGCATCATAAATCTCTTTTTGGTAAAGTGGGAGCATTGGGGTGATGCCATAATCTTGGGTGAGGTGTAATATCTCCTCATAACTAGCATCTCTAGGATAGTTCTCCAAATACTCGGGAGATCCCTCCACAAAAGACTCGGTAGCATATAGGTCTTGTGCATTAAATGGAGTCAGAATTAGCGAAAACATATTCTCCTCTTTCGAAGCTTCATCGTTAAAAAAGAACAGAGCAGCATTTCTGTCTGCCATGGAGTTGGCTACAATGAATTTGAATCCACCATATCTTGATCCTTTTACATCGGTAAGGTACATTTCGAGAATCTGCCTGGCTCTTACAATCTTTCTATCAGCGACTTCTGATTGGGCAAAGAAATGTATGGGTCTACCATTGGGAGCGGTGATTTTTGTATACTTTGAGAAGGTCTTCTCTATACTTTTGGGAACGCCATCAGGTGTTGGAATAATCCCATTCTCATGAATGGTAATATCCGCGATAGAAAGGCTGTTGATAACCTCTTTTTCTGGTTTACAACTAACGATGGAAACGAGCATGAATATCGCATAAAATAGGGCTAGTCCTTTCATGAATATATTTTTGCGTTGATGAATCTATATCGTTAAAACGTAAAATCATGAAATACATTATGTAAACATTGAAAAAGACCTCAAACATACGCTAGTATGAAAGAGGCCTTTCAAATTTATTGAATTCCCGTTTAATAGGTCATCTTATTTCTATAAAAATTTTCACTTGCAGTGACATTTTTAATTCGCTCGTACATAGGAGAAATTTCTTAATTAGAATTCATCTTTTGAATTACTTCCTTCGGATTTAATATGGGAAGAGGAAATTTCGCCCATTGCGTTCCTTTTGTACTAGCAGCCAACATACCTCTAATCGTTCCTATAGCCACCCCCGTTAAAGTTATTAAAAAATCATCTTGCATCTTCATCTGATCCTCCTGATTAACTATAATAACTCCTGTTAGATTCTTTATGTTGAAAACAATTTTATTTTCTAACTGCAAGAATGGTTCTTCTATATGCTCTACATTGTATTTTACTAAAGTATCGAATACAAATTTTTCATTTTTCAGATCTATATTAAAGCTGAAACCTAAACCCAAAAAAAGGTTCTCACCTAAATGTATTTGCTCAATCGGCATTGGTAATGGTTTTGCATAAAATGAAATTTCATCAATCTTTTCTATGCCTATGCCTATTTCGTTTTTCTTGTTCATTTACTTGCTATGAATAAAGGGCACCTCTCAGAATTAATTAACTGATACTTAATATTGTAAATTACCTTATTGTTGTCATAATTAAGATCTTTCGGACTATGAGATATAAGACTATAGATAACGATATTTTATTTGATGACATTTTTAGGCTAGAGAGGTTACAGCAAATGGGAGATCCCTTGGAGCGATTAAATGACATTATCGATTGGGAAATTTTTCGACCGACATTGGAACTTATTTATGAGAAAGACCGAAAGAGTAATGCAGGAGCTTCATCATATTGCCCAATACTAATGTTCAAGATTTTAATATTACAACGGTACTATAATCTTAGTGATTTTCAAACAGAATATCAGATTCTAGACCGACATTCATTTAGTCGTTTTTTAGGTCTTGTTCGAAGTAGTGCTGTACCTGATGAAAAGACAATATGGCGATTTCGGGACAATATAACAAAGTTAGGACTTGAACGAGACCTCTTTGAACTTTTTAATGAGAAGTTAAATAATGAAGGACTATTAGTCTCAGAAGGGAAGATTGTTGATGCAAGTTTTGTGGAAGTTCCAAGGCAACGAAATAGTGAAGAAGAGAACAAACATATTAAAGAGAATGACTGTATTCCAGAGTCTTGGGAGTCTAATGTTCATAAAATAAGACAAAAAGATATAGATGCTCGTTGGGCTAAAAAAGGAAGTGAAACCTTTTATGGTTATAAGAATCACATCAAAATAGATGCAAAAAGTAAACTGATAGATGAGTACACCTCTTCTAGTGCAGAGCTTCACGACTCAAAAGTCATAGAACTTCTTATCGGAGACAAATCTGATGAGAATTGTGACTTTTATGCTGATAGTGCTTATACAGGAGAGAGATGTGAGGAAATTATTAAAAAGAGCGACATGAATAATAAAGTCAATGAAAAAGGAACCAGAGGAAATCCATTGACAGACCAGCAAAAAAAACGAAATAAAGAGAAGTCTAAAACAAGATCAAGAGTTGAACATGTCTTTGGTTTTATGGAATACAGTATGAATAAATTATATGTCAGAAGCATCGGTTTTAAAAGAGCAAGTACCATTATAGGGCTAATTAATCTTACTTACAACTTATTTAGATATGAGCAAATTAGACGATTACAACTAATGTAGGGATAGGTATGTCTAATCAATTAGTGAGTATGGTGTATTATCCTGATATTCAACGCTTAAGGTGTAACTAAAAATAGATAATTTTTCTTATCTCTATGAGGATACAGGCATTAGTTTGAAAAAAACGATTTTGAGAGGTTCCCTAAAGATTTTAACTTAAATATTGTTCAACAGGTTGAATGTCCATATTAATTACAGTATTCATTTTTTTTGAATAATTTGAAAATTTATCTTCTGCAATCATTGGGAATTGAGTCTTATTTATAATATAGATCATATCTTTTTCAGTTCCTTTTTCGACTGAAATATTTAAAATGGATACTCCAAGAACAGCTTCTATTTTTGCAGCTGTTTTAAAGGTGAAATTGTGAGTTCCTGTCATCCATTTACTGATCTCACTTTCAGATTTTCCTAAAGCTTTTGCCAGATCTTTTTGCTCCAACCCTTTTTCTTTAAGAACTTGATGAATTTGGTCGACAAAATCAAAGGAGTGCTTTACAAAAAGATCAACCTCCTTGGAAATCTTCTTTCTTCTTTCTTCGAGTCTTTTATTTTTCATCTTGTTTTTCCTTTAGGTAAAAAGTCAAATCTCCTCTTAATTCTTTATGATCTATTTTGATAGTCTTCGTTTTCGGTCTAGATTTTATGAAGCGATCAATTTCTTGTAATAACTTTACACATTCATTCAGAATTGGATCTTCATTATACGTTCTAGTTGTTTTAAGGCCACCATTGCCAAGAATAACAACTTCTTCTGATAATCGAATTACATATAAACGTAGCTTGCTTGTTTCGATAGGTGTTGGCATTGCCATAACATCATCACCCATTTTCCCTTCTCTGCGAAAATATCTCTCGTGCGCTCCTCTTTCACCTATCGTATCAATCCATTTAATAATGATTGATATATCTTCATCGTATTCAGATCCTTCAGGGAATTTGTCCAAAAACTTATCTACTTCAGTATTCTCGTTTACAAACCTGAGAGTGTAGAAATTTACCTTCTCAGAATTCTCGAATAGTTCTATGTTGATTTTATTAGACTTCACTTAAAAGTTAATTGCAAATTAATATGTTTTTTTTAGATATCACTATGAAAATACGTTTTTTAATGCTTACCTGTCATTATTTAAGTTACTTTTAATAGCTTAAACAACCTATCGATTGTTGACTTTTCGGATCAACTTACTTAGTTTTTTTGCTTTGTCTTTTCGCTCCTTTTCTGTTGATCTGTAATGTTCAACTTCTCTGTTTAACTTCATATAATGGTTGTATTCATCTTGGGTTATTACTCCCTCCTCTATTCCTTCTAGAACGGCGCATCCCTTTTCATTTTGATGCATACAGTTTTTATATTGACAAGAGGATGCCAACGCTTCAATATGTTTAAATGTATCCTCGATACCCTCTTTGGAGGAGGTGAGTCCCACCTCTCTGATACCAGGGTTGTCGATGATATAACTTTGATTTAACAACTCCATCAATTCTCTTGCAGTCGTTTGGTGTTTTCCCCTTTGTACTTTACTACTTATTTCACTCGTTTTTAGAAGTTCTTTTTTCAGAAGCGTGTTGATCAGTGTGCTTTTACCAACACCTGAAGATCCAAGCATGATATAGGTCTTGTGTGGTTTTAAAAACGAAATGATATCTGTTGTGTATCCATCCAAGCAGCTGATAAAAAAAGCAGAAGCCATAGGGTCTACTTTCTCTTTTATCTCCTCTAATTGCGTCTCTGAAATCAAATCAATTTTGTTGACTACAATAAAAGGGGTAATTTTCGCTTGTCGACATAAAGAGAGATATCTCTCTAATCTTGGAATATTGAAATCTCTATTGGGCGAAGTGACGACCAAGGCTCCATCAATATTGGAAGCGATCAGTTTGTCTTTTCTCTCCAAAATACTGTTGCGAGGTGCCACCGCGTAAATAATTGCTTTGTGGTCATCAAAATTCATATAAGAGACCCAATCCCCAACAATGGGAAGATCATGCCTTGTAGTTGCAGTATATCGGAGCGATCCGATGATCTCTCCCTCGAATGTTTCATTTTCTGTCGAAATGGTATAGCGATCTCTGTGTTCTGCTGTGATACGACCTATTGATCGTCCTTGTGTCTCTTCTTGTTGTCTAAAGTTATCGAAGAAACTGTTATATCCTAAGTATCCTTGTCTGTATGACCTCTCTTTTGTTATCATGATATTCTTGTATGATTGTAAAATAGATAGAACATCTCACCGTTTTAAGAACTTGAGAGATAATATGTTCTATATAGTAGAAATAGGAGAGTGACAGGTGCCTCAATACACACCACAAGAATAGAAACTACTCTTATTGTGGTCTTATTTTATCAACATTGAGGGCCTGCCCTTTAAACGGACATCCCAACCAGATAACTGATATGGATGGTGCTTTTTGTCATACAGTAACAAAGATACCATAATTTTTATCTTCCCCAAGACTCTCTGTCAAGACTTCTATAGGTCACCGCTTCTGCAATATGGGTTGCTGTAACAAGCTCACTATTATCTAGATCGGCTATTGTTCTGCCTACTCTTAGTATCCTATCGTAAGCCCTTGCTGAGAGAGATAATCTATTCATTGCCTCCTTTAGTATAGCAGCTCCCTGTTTGTCAAGCAAACAGTAGGTTCGTAACATTCTAGAACTCATTTGCGCATTGGCGTGAATCTGTGGATTCTCTTTAAATCTCTCTGTTTGAATCTCTCTTGCTGCAATGACTCTTGCTCTAATAGACTCACTTTTTTCTCCATCTTTTAACTCTGCTAGTTTCTCAAATGGAACGGGAACTACTTCAAGGTGTATATCGATACGATCTAGTAGTGGTCCCGATATCTTATTAAGATATTTTTGAACTGCACCAGGATTGCAATTACAACTTTTTGTAGGGTGGTTGTAGTAGCCACACGGGCAAGGATTCATGGAGGCAGCAAGCATAAAGTTCGAAGGGTAGGTTATCGTAGTCTTTGCCCTAGAGATTGTGATCTTACGCTCTTCCATCGGTTGTCTCATCACCTCTAATACCGATCTTTTGAATTCAGGAAGCTCATCCAAAAAGAGCACCCCATTGTGAGAC
The Prolixibacteraceae bacterium DNA segment above includes these coding regions:
- a CDS encoding MBG domain-containing protein — protein: MSKFMFALLTGWFMLLQLSSMNLCASTLKKHKQKEERPQIIESKSNAKARPTVYISVLEQTRLYTQDNPDFPYTISGADVSESEIDVLPTVSCKADRYSPKGNYEITLSGGSDDVYDIVLVNSVLHVQELISKEIMIEVPMQTTLTYDGNTKSVPYELVSGKDDTGREIILNHEIIQLKVTYVDEDYNEVDPLHAGSYMCKIDITDPSVSDLVKPKECFLDILKAPLSIRVDDLVKEQGKANPPFTYTYNGFLGTDTKEDIDQLPTVTCDVTTESTVGTYDIRLLNAQDNDYDITLQNGVFEVRGPSPDVNFVMEDKTVEYNGYAHGVAVTVTPSGFTYTLTYNGSSKVPSEVGTYEVVAVCTDDRAGSNKGYSKKCVLIIQKATIYITADNKECYFGEEIPKLTYSINGLVGSDSGVDILPTISCTATKESAPGEYNISLLGGSDPNYNLHLTNGKLTISNKTLTITFGENEFEYDGMPKSIEYYTDPEGVTCEITYNDQFELPISTGEYTVRVRSIDPNYIGEGETKMLIWAEKEEVDAVNAIIDNGSNNTILKINNIEAFANNTLTLYDRAGNLIYQSTGVYQNDYDLQPLHEGTYFYLLSYDYNGEKVYEKKFVELIRP
- a CDS encoding helix-turn-helix transcriptional regulator; protein product: MKNKRLEERRKKISKEVDLFVKHSFDFVDQIHQVLKEKGLEQKDLAKALGKSESEISKWMTGTHNFTFKTAAKIEAVLGVSILNISVEKGTEKDMIYIINKTQFPMIAEDKFSNYSKKMNTVINMDIQPVEQYLS
- the rsgA gene encoding ribosome small subunit-dependent GTPase A encodes the protein MITKERSYRQGYLGYNSFFDNFRQQEETQGRSIGRITAEHRDRYTISTENETFEGEIIGSLRYTATTRHDLPIVGDWVSYMNFDDHKAIIYAVAPRNSILERKDKLIASNIDGALVVTSPNRDFNIPRLERYLSLCRQAKITPFIVVNKIDLISETQLEEIKEKVDPMASAFFISCLDGYTTDIISFLKPHKTYIMLGSSGVGKSTLINTLLKKELLKTSEISSKVQRGKHQTTARELMELLNQSYIIDNPGIREVGLTSSKEGIEDTFKHIEALASSCQYKNCMHQNEKGCAVLEGIEEGVITQDEYNHYMKLNREVEHYRSTEKERKDKAKKLSKLIRKVNNR
- a CDS encoding 2,3,4,5-tetrahydropyridine-2,6-dicarboxylate N-succinyltransferase, with product MYNEYIEIIEKAFEDRSLLQNSETQDCVREVISLLDKGAIRVAEKKDGVWVVNQWVKKAVLLYFPIQGMKTIEVGPLEFYDKIDLKRNYEELGVRVVPHAVARYGSFLSKGVILMPSYVNIGAWVGEGTMVDTWATVGSCAQIGKNVHLSGGVGIGGVLEPVGASPVIIGDNCFVGSRCIVVEGIQVGDGAVLGANVVLTKSTKILDVTGETEKEYTGYIPENSVVIPGTRTKKFPAGEFQVPCALIIGKRKESTDKKTSLNDALRDFGVSV
- a CDS encoding IS5 family transposase: MRYKTIDNDILFDDIFRLERLQQMGDPLERLNDIIDWEIFRPTLELIYEKDRKSNAGASSYCPILMFKILILQRYYNLSDFQTEYQILDRHSFSRFLGLVRSSAVPDEKTIWRFRDNITKLGLERDLFELFNEKLNNEGLLVSEGKIVDASFVEVPRQRNSEEENKHIKENDCIPESWESNVHKIRQKDIDARWAKKGSETFYGYKNHIKIDAKSKLIDEYTSSSAELHDSKVIELLIGDKSDENCDFYADSAYTGERCEEIIKKSDMNNKVNEKGTRGNPLTDQQKKRNKEKSKTRSRVEHVFGFMEYSMNKLYVRSIGFKRASTIIGLINLTYNLFRYEQIRRLQLM
- a CDS encoding PorP/SprF family type IX secretion system membrane protein; amino-acid sequence: MKYKKCHLLIIVLCLILSFFKEKRLCAQEQVRFNSMVDHFGLFNPSYTGKDTTVWVDVINTTQWSGFEGSPTTTTAHMHGHIQSIEAVDRGEDVKKALGFGFTIQSDKVGLRNNSTASIQLQSGIQIGDYSYLYLGVDGGSSLIRYDMGKMNSGEVIPEGENRNDYFVGAGVTLEAGNFIAGGAGRKVISKNTEINNMSYFGHAEYLAMLPSFSLKPVGFVQYDTNKQTIWDAGIFAGFVRDKIWIGGIYHSNNSFSAMLKVHALKFFKFSYIYTLNTGELQNFAKNSNEFNISIDLRNLWMKIFGIKHGVNLIDYFKDDQQKNSFINK